A DNA window from Vigna angularis cultivar LongXiaoDou No.4 chromosome 1, ASM1680809v1, whole genome shotgun sequence contains the following coding sequences:
- the LOC108339940 gene encoding 2,3-bisphosphoglycerate-dependent phosphoglycerate mutase 1, translating to MMAATFKCQPTGLHGSGIDAAAPRSSGNFGRFYSMRFACNTRCNTLRHVHTPLSISHDSSTESSLILIRHGESLWNEKNLFTGCCDVPLTQRGVEEAIEAGKRISFIPVDMIFTSALIRAQMTAMLAMTQHLQKKIPIIIHNENEEATTWTRVYSEKTTKQSIPVITAWELNERMYGELQGLNKQETAERYGKEKVHEWRRSFDIPPPKGESLEMCSKRAVSYFKDFIEPQLKSGKHVMVAAHGNSLRSIMMYLDRLTSQEVTTLELSTGVPLLYIYKEGKYMSRGSPVGPTEAGVYAYTQSLAVYRQQLDEMSP from the exons ATGATGGCTGCTACTTTCAAATGCCAACCTACAGGACTTCACGGTTCTGGCATTGATGCGGCGGCGCCTCGCTCTTCTGGAAACTTCGGAAGGTTTTACTCAATGCGATTCGCGTGCAACACTCGCTGCAATACATTGCGTCACGTTCATACACCACTCTCCATTTCCCACGACTCATCAA CTGAGAGTTCTTTGATATTGATTCGTCATGGGGAGTCTTTGTGGAATGAGAAGAACTTGTTCACCGGATGTTGCGATGTGCCGTTGACCCAGAGAGGTGTAGAGGAAGCCATTGAAGCTGGAAAGAGGATTAGCTTTATACCGGTTGATATGATTTTCACGTCTGCACTGATTCGAGCGCAGATGACGGCTATGCTTGCAATGACGCAGCACCTCCAAAAGAAG ATTCCTATTATCATCCATAATGAGAATGAAGAGGCAACAACTTGGACTCGAGTTTACAGCGAAAAAACCACCAAGCAATCTATTCCAGTTATTACTGCTTGGGAGTTGAATGAAAGAAT GTATGGGGAGTTACAAGGTCTTAATAAACAGGAGACTGCAGAAAGATATGGGAAGGAGAAAGTGCATGAATGGCGTAGGAGTTTTGACATTCCTCCTCCGAAGGGCGAGAGCCTGGAAATGTGTTCAAAGAGAGCTGtttcatattttaaagatttt ATTGAACCCCAATTAAAATCAGGAAAGCACGTTATGGTTGCTGCTCATGGAAACTCATTGAGGTCCATTATGATGTATCTTGACAGATTAACCTCCCAAGAG GTCACTACTTTAGAATTATCAACTGGCGTACCGTTGCTTTACATATATAAAGAGGGGAAGTATATGAGTAGAGGAAGTCCTGTGGGGCCCACAGAAGCTGGTGTTTATGCATACACTCAG AGTTTAGCTGTCTACAGACAACAGTTAGATGAAATGTCTCCTTGA
- the LOC128195410 gene encoding uncharacterized protein LOC128195410 — protein MKLNFKRCNYDDCVYILHRDNEVMYLLLYVDDILIASSDMSMIHEMKAKLGGAFEMKELEEARRILGINIKRDNLKGNLFLSQKSYLQKVISRYRMVESKPADTPIGQHLKFTKEQCPKTEAERRKMKSIPFSSGIGSIMYGMVCTRPDLAHGMKVLLGSQDVWNIVEDEYNEPEDDKHQTVDQIAALKKARVKDRPALYFLYNAVDEYGFEKIINAKSAKEAWEILKVAYKGDTRVKQVRVQALRREFEQMEMNKNEGVTEFITRVQKMANQLRMNGKRAEILAADDEEVEDEVDMAEVGHIAKYCKTETNGETNLITEDAEEECGILLMAKSSDMVDMKSPIPTVDEVILVNDATIVKKENLEKELKQKDEEIQRIGRLLDEANEIMNKQRVEIEELKKEALEKEEKAYNVLEPNEEEDEDVEKNPMKMSAKVEKSPKVRNELVKVVEKSDITKSVKALKRSTKSKDRRTIRKKKNLNLTERSQPGVG, from the exons ATGAAGCTGAACTTCAAGCGGTGCAATTATGATGACTGCGTGTATATTTTGCATCGTGACAATGAAGTTATGTATCTTCTTCTATACGTGGATGATATTCTGATTGCCAGCAGTGACATGAGCATGATTCATGAGATGAAAGCAAAATTAGGTGGTGCTTTCGAAATGAAGGAGCTCGAAGAAGCAAGGAGGATTTTGGGCATTAACATTAAGAGAGATAATTTGAAGggaaatttgtttttatctcaaAAGAGTTACTTACAGAAGGTGATTTCAAGGTATCGGATGGTTGAATCCAAACCAGCTGACACACCGATCGGTCAACACTTGAAATTCACCAAAGAGCAATGCCCGAAGACCGAGGCTGAAAGGAGGAAAATGAAATCTATTCCATTTTCAAGTGGGATTGGGAGCATCATGTATGGTATGGTCTGCACTAGACCTGACCTAGCACATGGG ATGAAGGTTCTTCTTGGATCCCAAGATGTATGGAACATCGTGGAGGACGAGTACAATGAACCCGAAGATGATAAGCATCAGACAGTGGACCAGATTGCTGCATTGAAAAAGGCACGAGTGAAAGATAGACCGGCTTTGTACTTTCTGTATAATGCAGTGGATGAATATGGATTCGAGAAAATAATTAATGCAAAGTCAGCAAAAGAAGCATGGGAAATTTTGAAGGTGGCATATAAAGGAGATACCCGCGTGAAGCAGGTCCGAGTACAAGCTcttagaagagagtttgaacaaATGGAGATGAATAAAAATGAGGGAGTTACCGAGTTTATAACTCGAGTGCAGAAGATGGCCAACCAACTCAGAATGAATGGGAAGAG AGCTGAGATCTTGGCGGCGGATGACGAGGAGGTCGAGGACGAGGTGGACATGGCCGAG GTTGGCCATATTgcaaagtattgcaagaccGAGACAAACGGGGAGACGAATCTTATTACTGAAGATGCGGAAGAAGAGTGTGGAATTTTGTTGATGGCAAAGAGCTCGGATATGGTGGACATGAAGAGCCCAATCCCAACAGTGGATGAAGTGATCTTGGTAAATGATGCAACAATTGTGAAGAAGGAAAACCTAGAGAAAGAACttaaacaaaaagatgaagagattcagcGGATAGGAAGGCTTCTAGATGAagctaatgaaattatgaataaacaaAGGGTTGAGATTGAGGAGCTGAAGAAGGAGGctcttgaaaaagaagagaaagcaTATAATGTTCTTGAACCAAacgaagaggaagatgaagatgttgagaAGAACCCGATGAAGATGTCGGCCAAGGTTGAGAAATCGCCTAAGGTTAGAAACGAGTTAGTCAAGGTTGTTGAGAAGTCGGACATAACAAAGTCAGTCAAAGCATTAAAGAGGTCAACCAAGTCAAAAGACAGGAGGAcaataaggaaaaagaagaacttAAATTTGACTGAAAGAAGCCAACCCGGTGTGGGATGA